The genomic region CGTCATTATTGTGGGTAGGGGAAACCTCCACGCGTTCGCGCACCTAACTCATACAGACCGTATTGAAGCTGAAAACGGCCAAATTGGCGGGCATTCGCGTTCCAGCGGCCGCGACGGTGAAGACAAGGAGTGTCAGGTTCCACTTGGCACAGAAATCTATGTTGAGCAGGAAGACGGGGAGTGGAAGCTCCTGACAGAAATTCTTGCTGAGGGTGAGCGCCTGGTTATCGCCAAGGGCGGTAATGGCGGATGGGGTAACTGGCACTTCAAGTCTTCCATCCAGCAGGCTCCTAAGCGCGCCAACCCAGGCCTTCCTGGCGGTAAGTTGCGGATCAAGCTGGTTCTTAAGCTTATTGCCGATATCGGCCTTGTAGGGCTGCCAAATGCTGGCAAATCTACATTGCTCTCGGTTATTTCTGCTGCCCAGCCAAAGATTGCTAATTATCCCTTCACAACCCTCGAGCCTCAGCTTGGCGTAGTGACCATGGGAAAGAAGGAAGATGAGCGCAGCGTAGTAGTTGCCGACCTTCCAGGTCTTATTGAGGGCGCAAGCGACGGCAAGGGCCTTGGCGTTAAGTTTCTCAAGCACGTGGAGCGCACCAAGAAAATCCTCCACTGTATTGCTGCCGATGTCCCCCTAGAGGAACTCCAGGCTAATTACGAGGTCATCCGCAGTGAGCTGACCCAGTGGAGCGAAGTACTTGCCACCAAAGAAGAGATTATCGTCCTCACCAAAGCCGAC from Verrucomicrobiia bacterium harbors:
- the obgE gene encoding GTPase ObgE; its protein translation is MFVDEKQLNISAGKGGDGAALFRREKYVPYGGPDGGDGGQGGDVIIVGRGNLHAFAHLTHTDRIEAENGQIGGHSRSSGRDGEDKECQVPLGTEIYVEQEDGEWKLLTEILAEGERLVIAKGGNGGWGNWHFKSSIQQAPKRANPGLPGGKLRIKLVLKLIADIGLVGLPNAGKSTLLSVISAAQPKIANYPFTTLEPQLGVVTMGKKEDERSVVVADLPGLIEGASDGKGLGVKFLKHVERTKKILHCIAADVPLEELQANYEVIRSELTQWSEVLATKEEIIVLTKADLILPEEMEEKQKAFSKLIGKPVHVISAATHQGVQNLLTLFL